One genomic window of Ktedonobacteraceae bacterium includes the following:
- a CDS encoding glycosyl hydrolase, translated as MQTGASIPKAPSPSPSPTMMKTSTPIPKLQSPSIYYGAFVHVGPAGSGLPDFATLDTFEHDAKKRVALYMWFQRWDNTYNSAAFNVSWMNTTRSRGSIPVVTWTPHLPDTSQYTTVSGKTINTHSLERIIGGEFDSYIRQWAEAAKAWGHPFFLRFAHEMNGQWQPWSEQKNGNQAGLFVKMWRHVHDIFTSVGATNVSWVWAPYAFDNQTSLLKELYPGDAYVDWVGMDAYNGTEGTWQTFTVDVKGCYTSLTSFTTKPIMIAEMASQEQSGNKAAWITDAFTVQLPHNYPSIKAFVWFNTDKERDWRIESSPAAQNAFAAAMQSPVYATNHYGNLNISPIPIPEDAGSDSSLRSE; from the coding sequence ATGCAAACCGGCGCTTCGATTCCCAAAGCGCCTTCGCCTTCGCCTTCGCCCACGATGATGAAAACGAGTACACCGATTCCCAAACTTCAGTCGCCCTCGATCTACTATGGTGCGTTCGTGCATGTTGGCCCCGCCGGTAGTGGCCTGCCGGATTTTGCCACGCTTGATACATTCGAACATGATGCAAAAAAACGTGTGGCGCTCTATATGTGGTTTCAGAGGTGGGATAATACCTATAACTCTGCCGCTTTTAACGTGAGTTGGATGAATACGACGCGCAGCCGCGGCTCCATTCCGGTGGTCACGTGGACACCACATCTTCCTGATACCAGCCAGTATACGACCGTGTCTGGTAAAACGATTAATACCCATTCCTTAGAACGTATTATTGGTGGGGAGTTCGATAGCTATATCAGGCAATGGGCTGAGGCGGCCAAAGCATGGGGTCATCCTTTTTTCTTGCGGTTCGCCCATGAGATGAACGGCCAGTGGCAGCCGTGGTCAGAACAGAAAAATGGCAACCAGGCAGGGCTATTTGTAAAAATGTGGCGTCATGTCCATGATATCTTTACATCTGTAGGCGCAACCAATGTTAGCTGGGTCTGGGCACCCTACGCCTTTGATAATCAGACCAGCCTGCTCAAGGAACTCTATCCTGGAGATGCCTACGTGGACTGGGTTGGCATGGATGCATATAACGGCACCGAGGGCACGTGGCAGACATTTACTGTTGATGTGAAAGGATGCTATACCTCGCTCACCAGCTTCACGACCAAACCAATTATGATTGCTGAAATGGCCTCTCAGGAGCAATCGGGCAATAAAGCAGCCTGGATCACCGATGCCTTCACCGTTCAGTTGCCGCATAATTATCCCAGTATCAAAGCCTTCGTCTGGTTTAACACCGATAAAGAGAGGGATTGGAGGATTGAATCTTCACCGGCAGCGCAAAATGCATTCGCTGCTGCCATGCAATCACCCGTCTATGCCACGAATCACTACGGCAATCTGAACATTTCTCCGATTCCTATCCCTGAAGATGCAGGGTCAGATTCTTCGCTGCGCTCAGAATGA
- a CDS encoding serine hydroxymethyltransferase: MTVDISDIEDIIARENTWRQTQAINLIASENTPSEAVRRVQVSDFMGRYAEGHPNEGDKINRYYQGTRYIDEIERMATREILDLFDVKQADVRPISGNAANTAIALAWLRGGDTVVANSTDAGGHISHGPVGVFGRRIQSRGQSLKLGGSNSIHLHYLPLTPDHYHVDAQKTIELIDQVAPQLVVMGKSLFLFPEPVSEVAAFCKTKDIPLLYDGAHVLGLIAGGEFQSPLHEGATWMTGSTHKTFPGPQRGIILGNLDAEGEKKYWPAADRGVFPGSSSNHHLNTLPALVVATREMKKYGREYASQIVRNAQALGRSLDELGTAVEARDSGYTRSHMIAVNVAQQGGGVEVAKRLEANDIIVNYNMVPGDTDPRNPSGLRIGVQEMTRFGMDERAMGELAQLMHDAIRGKNVKSQVNALRGRYLEMKYS, encoded by the coding sequence ATGACAGTAGATATCAGCGACATCGAAGATATCATCGCACGCGAAAATACCTGGCGACAGACGCAGGCCATCAATTTGATTGCCAGCGAGAACACTCCTAGCGAGGCCGTGCGCCGCGTCCAGGTTTCCGACTTTATGGGCCGCTACGCCGAAGGGCATCCCAATGAGGGCGATAAAATCAATCGTTATTATCAGGGGACGCGCTACATTGATGAGATCGAGCGCATGGCGACACGCGAGATTCTTGATCTTTTTGACGTGAAGCAGGCCGATGTACGTCCCATCAGCGGCAATGCGGCCAACACCGCTATAGCGCTGGCATGGCTGCGCGGCGGTGATACCGTCGTCGCCAACTCGACCGATGCTGGTGGGCATATCAGTCATGGGCCGGTGGGTGTCTTTGGCAGGCGCATTCAGAGCCGCGGCCAATCGCTCAAACTTGGTGGTTCAAATTCCATCCACCTGCATTATTTGCCCTTGACCCCCGATCATTATCATGTTGATGCTCAGAAAACCATCGAGTTGATCGACCAGGTAGCGCCACAGCTTGTCGTCATGGGCAAGAGCCTCTTCCTCTTCCCCGAGCCGGTTTCCGAGGTTGCCGCCTTTTGTAAGACGAAAGATATTCCCTTGCTCTATGACGGCGCGCACGTTCTTGGATTGATCGCGGGCGGTGAATTTCAGTCCCCGTTGCATGAGGGCGCGACCTGGATGACGGGCAGCACCCATAAGACATTCCCAGGCCCGCAGCGCGGCATCATTCTGGGCAACCTGGATGCGGAAGGCGAAAAGAAATACTGGCCTGCTGCCGATCGCGGCGTCTTTCCCGGCTCGTCCAGCAACCATCACCTCAATACCCTACCGGCCCTGGTTGTAGCTACACGCGAAATGAAAAAGTACGGGCGTGAATATGCCTCGCAAATTGTACGCAATGCTCAGGCCCTTGGTCGTAGCCTCGATGAACTCGGAACAGCGGTCGAGGCGCGTGATTCTGGCTATACCAGGAGCCATATGATTGCCGTGAATGTCGCGCAGCAGGGGGGCGGCGTCGAGGTCGCCAAACGCCTGGAAGCGAACGATATCATTGTGAACTACAATATGGTTCCCGGTGATACTGACCCGCGCAATCCTTCTGGACTGCGCATCGGCGTGCAGGAGATGACGCGCTTTGGCATGGATGAACGCGCTATGGGCGAACTTGCTCAACTGATGCACGATGCCATCCGTGGGAAAAATGTGAAATCGCAGGTCAATGCGCTGCGCGGGCGCTACCTCGAGATGAAGTATAGCTAA
- a CDS encoding Uma2 family endonuclease produces MATNPKSAGSAWNWPRRGGAMPETAFHELEQLSPDRRYEYLDGMAYLMSGDSVAHHRITCNIGYALDVRLRSGPCRAFGVDVQVLLGTKKNNKKHYAYPDATVSCSTGDRRPENTLIESPRVVFEILSPSTEARDRGVKFKAYQACPTIHEIVLVSQFAPYVEIWQRDDQDSDIWHYRHYGPGEVVEINSIDARIDIADIYQGLDFEEAEPGEE; encoded by the coding sequence ATGGCAACCAACCCGAAATCAGCAGGATCAGCCTGGAACTGGCCGCGCAGGGGTGGAGCAATGCCAGAGACAGCGTTTCACGAACTCGAACAACTCTCGCCTGATCGCAGATATGAATATCTCGATGGCATGGCCTATCTCATGAGTGGAGACAGCGTTGCCCATCATCGCATCACCTGCAATATTGGTTATGCCCTGGATGTCCGGCTTCGTTCAGGACCTTGTCGAGCTTTCGGGGTGGATGTACAGGTACTTCTGGGGACGAAAAAAAATAACAAGAAACACTATGCCTACCCTGATGCAACTGTTTCTTGCAGCACTGGTGATCGGCGTCCAGAAAACACCCTGATTGAATCACCGCGAGTTGTTTTTGAAATATTATCACCCAGTACTGAGGCTCGTGACCGCGGCGTGAAGTTCAAAGCCTACCAGGCATGTCCAACGATACATGAAATAGTGCTGGTAAGCCAGTTCGCGCCATATGTAGAAATATGGCAGCGCGACGATCAGGACAGCGATATCTGGCACTATCGCCATTACGGTCCCGGTGAGGTCGTTGAGATCAACAGCATCGATGCACGGATTGATATCGCCGACATCTATCAAGGCCTGGATTTCGAGGAAGCCGAGCCAGGAGAAGAGTAG
- a CDS encoding glycoside hydrolase family 5 protein, with translation MRRPRIAGTQARRILPLLILGTLILTACAPTATTVLKKASHTPATKTSTPVTKKAPGPCRAGYQVGFLKTFHSELVDASSGCQVTLTGVNWFGFETSSFAPHGLGMRNWQDMLKQMVQAGFNTLRLPFTDQLFDPGSQPQGINYQLNPDLKGIQGLALMDKIIEGAHTVGLKVILDRHDPTADQRTALWYTNQVSQARWIQDWVMLAKHYQGNTTIIGADLDNEPHSPATWGSGNPTTDWRLAAEKAGNAILAVNPQWLIIVEGIDVYQGDSYWWGGNLEGATKYPVRLSEPGKLVYSAHDYGPSVYKQSWFRVSKPADLAYTLPPIWKKYWAYLQQDGTAPLLMGEFGGPSMGQDIEGMWQRTLVSFLKKNNISYTYWAWNADSGDTGGILNNDWTTINQSKVNVLSAYQWPLLDKPQFSSSNSSGSATAIQNAYQWPTSK, from the coding sequence ATGAGACGTCCCCGCATAGCAGGTACTCAGGCGAGGAGAATATTGCCTCTCTTGATTTTGGGAACACTGATCCTGACTGCTTGTGCGCCTACTGCTACTACCGTTTTGAAAAAAGCCTCTCATACTCCTGCAACAAAAACTTCTACTCCTGTTACAAAGAAGGCCCCCGGGCCGTGCCGGGCAGGTTATCAGGTAGGTTTCCTCAAAACCTTTCACAGTGAACTGGTGGATGCCTCCTCGGGCTGCCAGGTCACGCTCACCGGCGTCAACTGGTTTGGCTTTGAGACCAGTAGTTTTGCCCCGCATGGCTTAGGGATGCGCAACTGGCAAGATATGCTCAAGCAGATGGTCCAGGCGGGCTTCAACACGCTTCGCCTGCCTTTCACCGATCAGCTCTTCGATCCGGGCAGCCAGCCACAGGGAATCAACTACCAACTGAACCCTGATCTCAAGGGCATTCAGGGTCTGGCACTCATGGATAAGATTATAGAGGGCGCTCATACTGTTGGCTTGAAGGTCATCCTGGATCGTCATGATCCCACTGCCGACCAGCGAACTGCCTTGTGGTACACCAATCAGGTGTCTCAGGCGCGGTGGATTCAGGACTGGGTGATGCTGGCAAAACACTATCAGGGAAACACGACCATCATCGGAGCGGACCTGGACAACGAGCCGCATAGCCCGGCTACCTGGGGTAGTGGCAATCCCACTACCGATTGGCGCCTGGCGGCAGAAAAGGCTGGCAATGCCATTCTCGCCGTCAATCCACAGTGGCTCATTATCGTCGAGGGAATCGATGTCTATCAAGGCGATTCCTACTGGTGGGGTGGAAACCTGGAAGGGGCGACGAAATATCCCGTGCGCCTGTCAGAACCGGGCAAACTGGTCTATTCGGCCCATGATTATGGTCCCAGTGTCTATAAGCAGTCGTGGTTCCGTGTCTCCAAACCGGCAGATCTGGCATACACGCTGCCGCCCATCTGGAAGAAATATTGGGCCTATCTGCAACAGGATGGGACGGCCCCACTGTTGATGGGGGAGTTCGGCGGGCCATCGATGGGCCAGGATATCGAGGGTATGTGGCAACGCACGCTGGTATCATTCCTGAAAAAGAACAACATCAGCTACACCTACTGGGCGTGGAATGCGGACTCAGGGGATACTGGCGGCATCCTCAACAACGACTGGACCACGATTAATCAGAGCAAGGTCAATGTGTTGAGCGCCTACCAGTGGCCCTTGTTGGATAAGCCACAATTTAGCTCCAGCAATTCCTCTGGAAGCGCTACTGCGATTCAAAACGCCTATCAATGGCCAACATCGAAGTGA
- a CDS encoding serine/threonine-protein kinase has protein sequence MAPSGASTRLMPVAVGEHVTCQVCKYLLQGALLGDCRVIRWIGSGTFGDVYEAEQLPPLNRRVAIKVMHECVAEGTSTDLFAREVSTIAVLDHPNILPVLRVGMIEDGRCYLVMKFAAHGSLQNYCRSTSQDRSILPAALPVEMPVFCQSSISRETIAMPEVDEQFAVELGQDEAAGTSIVSNPGKPSVMTPQQLLPYVEGAAAALQYAHEHGIIHLDVKPANLLLDSENRIMLADFGASTFLEGCTHASLHTYVGTPLYTAPEQWLEQPRAASDQYALAVTCYQLLTGRPPFTGSLYAIMLGHLQTSPPSFREFNPLIPPQVEAVILRALVKEPAERYEDMLTFARAYREALEDATRAQTDAEEPKPSRAPMIRSTPRRAKRGRKLAPIIVPVLLLLLLLLGSALGCMRVTNPCFLGICPAMRLSNNEVNIINDATQVVKISNPGSANLQWQATQLNNFSWLAVSPVRGIVAPDKTGSFTLTTHTAGLQNGQYIDIVRVTGRNVAAQDVQVILSVQNGLSQVAVTSTGLRFLCEQGSLRPSSQIITITNKSGHRLDFYTRYNENSWLQVTPGQGSLDDGNSIDLKVNVVIVQSLNPSTNLATVSVIGKLDNQPEPALLQSYDFTLTVAQPPGGATTA, from the coding sequence ATGGCTCCATCCGGCGCCTCCACGCGCCTGATGCCGGTCGCTGTAGGAGAACATGTGACCTGCCAGGTCTGTAAATATTTACTACAAGGAGCGCTGCTCGGTGATTGTCGTGTGATCAGGTGGATCGGCTCCGGTACCTTTGGCGATGTATATGAGGCTGAACAACTGCCGCCATTAAACAGGCGAGTGGCAATTAAGGTTATGCACGAATGTGTTGCTGAGGGTACATCGACCGACCTCTTTGCGCGCGAAGTGAGTACAATCGCCGTCCTGGATCACCCGAACATTTTGCCGGTCTTGCGCGTAGGGATGATCGAGGATGGGCGCTGCTATCTTGTGATGAAGTTTGCGGCACACGGTTCTCTGCAAAATTATTGCCGGTCGACTTCCCAGGATAGGTCCATCCTACCGGCGGCCCTGCCTGTCGAGATGCCGGTTTTCTGCCAGAGTAGTATCTCCCGGGAAACCATAGCGATGCCGGAGGTAGATGAGCAGTTTGCGGTAGAACTCGGGCAAGATGAAGCAGCAGGTACATCCATAGTGTCAAACCCTGGCAAGCCATCCGTGATGACCCCTCAGCAATTATTGCCCTATGTAGAGGGTGCCGCGGCTGCCCTGCAATATGCACATGAACACGGGATCATTCACCTGGATGTGAAACCGGCTAATTTATTGCTGGATAGCGAAAATCGCATCATGCTGGCCGATTTTGGTGCCTCAACGTTCTTAGAGGGTTGTACGCATGCCTCGTTGCATACCTACGTAGGCACCCCTCTCTATACGGCTCCAGAGCAATGGCTGGAGCAGCCACGCGCCGCCAGCGACCAATATGCGTTGGCGGTAACCTGCTACCAGTTGCTCACAGGGCGCCCTCCTTTCACAGGTAGCTTGTATGCGATCATGCTTGGTCACCTGCAAACGTCGCCGCCTTCTTTCCGTGAGTTTAACCCACTCATCCCTCCACAAGTCGAGGCTGTGATCCTGCGCGCGCTTGTGAAGGAACCCGCTGAACGTTACGAGGACATGCTCACCTTCGCACGCGCATACCGGGAAGCGCTGGAGGATGCTACCAGAGCACAAACAGATGCTGAAGAACCGAAGCCGAGCCGGGCGCCTATGATCAGGAGTACACCGAGGCGCGCAAAAAGAGGGAGAAAACTGGCGCCGATCATAGTGCCGGTATTATTGCTGCTTCTACTTCTATTGGGGAGTGCTCTGGGATGTATGCGAGTTACAAATCCCTGTTTTTTAGGTATCTGCCCTGCTATGCGATTAAGCAATAACGAGGTAAACATTATCAATGATGCGACGCAGGTGGTGAAAATCAGCAATCCGGGTTCAGCCAACCTGCAGTGGCAGGCAACTCAACTAAATAATTTCTCATGGCTGGCAGTTTCACCGGTAAGAGGAATAGTCGCGCCGGATAAAACAGGTTCGTTCACCCTGACAACGCATACAGCCGGTTTGCAGAATGGTCAATACATTGACATCGTGCGTGTAACGGGCAGGAATGTGGCGGCGCAGGATGTACAGGTGATATTGAGCGTGCAAAATGGCTTAAGCCAGGTTGCGGTAACGAGTACAGGGCTTAGATTTCTGTGCGAGCAGGGCAGTTTACGACCCTCGTCTCAGATCATAACGATCACGAACAAAAGTGGGCATCGGCTGGATTTCTATACAAGGTACAATGAAAATAGCTGGTTACAGGTAACGCCAGGTCAGGGCAGCCTGGATGATGGAAACTCTATTGATTTGAAGGTCAATGTGGTCATTGTCCAATCTCTGAACCCCTCTACCAATCTGGCAACAGTCTCAGTCATTGGCAAACTGGATAATCAACCAGAACCGGCGCTTCTGCAGTCTTACGATTTTACTCTGACTGTGGCTCAACCACCCGGAGGAGCGACGACTGCGTAA
- a CDS encoding glycoside hydrolase family 5 protein yields MRRFCTVGSWWRSMLPPLHLGMVILTAWILFTTLPVSAKSSISEMGEVRAACPRGYQAGYLSTFHGELVDASAGCRVTLTGVNWFGFETGTFAPHGLWARNWQDMLKQIAQTGFNTIRLPYTNQLFDPGSVPNGINYQLNPDLKGLKGLALMDRIIQGAHNDGLKVILDRHDPTADQRPSLWYTDHMSQAQWIQDWVMLAKHYKGNTTVIGADLDNEPHSPATWGDGNPSTDWRMAAEKAGNAILAVNSQWLIIVEGIDQYQNDSYWWGGNLEGAAKYPVRLSESDKLVYSAHDYGPSVYNQPWFQAPKPSDLVNTLPAVWEKHWAYLQQDGIAPVFVGEFGGPSMGQDTEGVWQRTLVSFLKKNDISYTYWAWNPNSGDTGGILNNDWTTINQSKVNVLKAYQWPLLDKPQSPSSSNPCGNASAIQNAYQWPLS; encoded by the coding sequence ATGAGACGTTTCTGTACCGTAGGTTCCTGGTGGAGAAGTATGCTGCCTCCACTGCATTTGGGAATGGTAATTTTGACTGCCTGGATACTTTTCACTACTTTACCTGTTTCGGCCAAAAGCTCCATTTCTGAGATGGGCGAAGTTCGCGCGGCCTGTCCACGTGGTTATCAAGCAGGTTACCTCAGTACCTTTCATGGTGAACTGGTGGATGCGTCAGCAGGATGCCGGGTAACACTCACAGGGGTGAACTGGTTCGGGTTTGAGACCGGTACTTTTGCCCCGCATGGGCTATGGGCGCGCAACTGGCAAGATATGCTCAAGCAGATTGCCCAGACCGGCTTTAACACCATTCGCTTGCCATACACCAATCAGCTTTTCGACCCGGGCAGCGTGCCGAATGGGATCAACTACCAGCTGAACCCTGACCTGAAAGGGTTGAAAGGACTGGCGCTGATGGATCGAATTATCCAGGGTGCCCATAACGATGGCTTGAAGGTGATTCTCGACCGTCATGATCCCACCGCCGACCAGCGCCCGTCGTTATGGTATACCGACCACATGTCCCAGGCGCAGTGGATCCAGGACTGGGTGATGCTGGCAAAACACTATAAAGGAAACACGACCGTCATTGGGGCAGACCTGGACAACGAACCGCATAGCCCGGCTACCTGGGGCGATGGCAACCCCAGCACCGATTGGCGAATGGCCGCTGAAAAGGCCGGCAACGCCATTCTCGCCGTCAATTCGCAGTGGCTCATTATCGTCGAGGGAATCGATCAATACCAAAACGACTCCTACTGGTGGGGTGGAAACCTCGAAGGGGCAGCGAAGTACCCGGTGCGCCTGTCGGAATCGGACAAGCTGGTCTATTCGGCTCATGATTACGGCCCCAGTGTCTACAATCAGCCGTGGTTCCAGGCTCCCAAGCCATCGGACCTCGTCAATACGCTACCTGCGGTCTGGGAGAAGCATTGGGCCTATTTGCAACAGGATGGCATTGCCCCCGTATTCGTAGGGGAGTTCGGCGGACCGTCGATGGGCCAGGATACCGAGGGAGTGTGGCAACGCACGCTGGTCTCATTCCTCAAAAAGAACGATATCAGCTACACTTACTGGGCATGGAATCCAAACTCAGGAGATACCGGCGGCATCCTCAACAACGACTGGACCACGATTAATCAGAGCAAGGTCAATGTGTTAAAGGCCTATCAATGGCCTCTACTGGATAAGCCGCAATCCCCAAGCTCAAGCAATCCCTGCGGAAATGCTAGCGCAATTCAGAACGCCTATCAGTGGCCGCTGTCGTAG
- a CDS encoding ABC transporter ATP-binding protein, with the protein MEATSVLHANHLKKYFGSVRAVEDVSLDVQRNEIFGFLGPNGAGKTTTINLLLGLTYVTAGTITILGKEVTPQHTAVLRRVGTMVGSPELMLSFSARRNLQLLAYLYPEIPAQQRIEEVLELVDLRETTNRPVRTFSSGMKQRLGLALALFNKPELLILDEPTNGMDPAGMQEVRLLLRRLSEQGVTIFLSSHLLHEMELLCDRVAVIQRGQIIAQGKVTDLLPKQTIVQVRTALPQQTLQALRDLPDVRHIQSNASFIEVQGVSSEQVMSFLVARGLTPQEVRVNHPDLESVFLELTR; encoded by the coding sequence ATGGAGGCAACTTCTGTGCTGCACGCCAACCATCTGAAAAAATACTTTGGCTCAGTGAGAGCTGTAGAAGACGTGTCCCTGGACGTCCAAAGGAATGAAATTTTCGGTTTCCTGGGGCCAAACGGAGCAGGCAAAACGACAACCATCAACTTGCTGCTTGGTCTAACCTATGTCACTGCCGGTACAATCACAATCTTAGGCAAAGAGGTAACTCCTCAACATACTGCCGTCTTGCGACGTGTAGGTACAATGGTAGGCAGTCCTGAACTGATGCTTTCCTTTTCCGCACGCAGAAACCTTCAACTACTTGCTTACCTCTATCCTGAGATACCAGCTCAGCAGCGCATCGAGGAGGTGCTGGAACTGGTAGATCTGCGAGAGACCACAAACCGCCCGGTACGGACCTTCTCATCAGGTATGAAACAGCGGCTAGGCCTGGCTCTGGCGTTATTTAATAAACCTGAGCTATTGATCCTGGACGAACCAACAAATGGTATGGACCCGGCGGGTATGCAAGAGGTACGTTTGCTTCTGCGCCGATTGTCGGAACAAGGTGTGACAATTTTTCTTAGCAGCCATTTACTGCATGAAATGGAATTGCTGTGTGATCGTGTAGCTGTAATTCAACGCGGTCAAATTATTGCTCAAGGTAAGGTTACCGACCTGCTGCCTAAACAAACAATTGTTCAGGTGCGTACTGCGCTTCCGCAGCAGACGCTCCAGGCCCTTCGGGATCTTCCCGACGTCAGGCATATACAGTCCAACGCCTCTTTTATTGAAGTGCAAGGCGTTTCTAGCGAGCAAGTAATGTCTTTCCTGGTAGCTCGCGGTCTAACACCCCAGGAAGTGAGAGTCAATCACCCTGATTTAGAGAGCGTCTTCCTGGAACTGACACGGTAA
- a CDS encoding ABC transporter permease — translation MFWHILHMESDKVFKRRLLWIGLTIAILPMIIAFIAFFNVDRSVSFSGYWVWPGGFTSALAFANGYSPGYGYAAYLLAVVVGLVNAQEYSWRTMQLWLGHGISRPLLVLAKFVTALVLVLLVTLAFLLTGGLVSLLLTFQLHSSADHNVLDVAQLLLSYLRTCYGLLPYVALTFLLVVVSRSAAVAISGVVLFMLAVELPLTALLPLLGKGYAQAAQFLPAGLANTMNQQNYAAAHLSTPTLLSTDHLSPAIAATCIAVYTLVLLGISLWIFERQNLSN, via the coding sequence ATGTTCTGGCATATCCTACATATGGAAAGCGACAAAGTTTTTAAACGCCGTCTACTCTGGATCGGCCTGACCATAGCAATTTTGCCCATGATCATTGCTTTTATTGCTTTCTTCAACGTCGACCGGAGCGTATCCTTCTCCGGTTACTGGGTCTGGCCTGGCGGATTCACCAGCGCATTGGCCTTTGCTAACGGCTATTCGCCAGGCTATGGTTACGCTGCTTATCTGCTGGCTGTAGTAGTAGGGCTAGTAAACGCTCAGGAATACTCATGGCGCACTATGCAACTCTGGCTAGGCCATGGTATCTCACGCCCTCTCCTTGTGCTTGCCAAATTTGTGACAGCATTGGTACTCGTCCTACTGGTTACACTGGCCTTCCTCCTTACAGGTGGTCTGGTCTCCTTATTACTTACCTTCCAACTTCATAGCAGTGCTGATCACAATGTTCTCGACGTTGCCCAACTCCTGCTCAGCTACCTGCGTACCTGTTATGGGCTGCTGCCCTATGTCGCGTTGACTTTTCTGCTTGTCGTGGTAAGCCGCTCAGCGGCAGTTGCTATCAGCGGAGTAGTGCTGTTCATGCTGGCAGTAGAACTTCCTCTTACTGCTCTACTGCCTCTGCTTGGCAAGGGCTATGCGCAGGCAGCACAATTTCTTCCTGCCGGGCTTGCCAATACGATGAACCAGCAAAATTACGCGGCGGCTCATCTTTCCACACCTACCCTCCTTTCCACTGATCACCTTAGCCCGGCCATTGCTGCTACATGCATCGCAGTGTATACTCTGGTTTTACTCGGCATCTCGCTCTGGATCTTCGAGCGTCAAAATTTGTCAAACTAA
- a CDS encoding sensor histidine kinase yields the protein MHLNFISFQRLQWKLMFSYVLLTPIVLLVIEFLLFVVTLVIIELFFVPSLVLYGLQQYQPQLSPFFAHNGMPDQQALALWLKHPIGNPSGYQPEFRVIVDKDGRVIVSSNDKIISSGILLEPLLPSEAAANLRQVLAGKGDNQGMVSKSSNGAVIAMVPIRGDNSRVDGALIDDTGPNVYMQEAKYWLGYDSAYIFITAGAYTFFAVVIGMISGFFTARTITRRFNTLAVAADNWSQGDFSTFVQDDSRDELGQLSRKLNRMAEQLQNLLQTRQKLAIVEERNRLARDLHDSVKQHIFVIALQVGTAKLLLDNEPDITGAQHRLVEAEHVLQYVQEELKTLIHELRPIALEGRGLRPALQELIEQWERQTGIQASLSIESEQALPVLVEEALFRVAQEALSNVARHSQATSVQVRLVNEADRVTLSIIDNGQGFDATAAERKGIGLFSMQERMQALDGDVKIESQPGKGTRVFAYCAREFSESKKGEGCRPIILE from the coding sequence ATGCACCTCAACTTCATATCTTTCCAACGACTGCAATGGAAGTTGATGTTTTCGTATGTTCTCCTTACACCGATTGTGCTGCTCGTCATTGAATTTCTGCTATTCGTAGTGACACTTGTCATCATTGAACTCTTCTTCGTCCCCTCACTGGTACTCTATGGCCTGCAACAATACCAGCCTCAGCTCAGTCCCTTCTTTGCGCATAATGGCATGCCTGATCAGCAAGCTTTAGCATTGTGGTTGAAGCATCCAATAGGCAATCCTTCTGGATATCAACCTGAGTTTCGCGTCATTGTGGATAAGGATGGACGAGTGATTGTTTCCAGCAATGACAAAATCATATCATCAGGCATTCTACTGGAGCCACTTCTCCCATCGGAGGCTGCGGCAAACCTGCGACAAGTATTAGCAGGCAAAGGCGATAACCAGGGTATGGTGAGCAAAAGCTCGAATGGCGCAGTTATCGCCATGGTCCCGATCAGGGGAGATAACAGCAGGGTTGATGGTGCTCTTATCGACGATACCGGGCCTAACGTCTATATGCAAGAAGCAAAGTACTGGCTCGGCTACGACTCGGCCTATATCTTCATCACTGCGGGCGCTTACACCTTCTTTGCGGTTGTCATTGGCATGATCAGCGGTTTTTTCACCGCTCGCACCATTACCCGCCGTTTCAATACCCTGGCTGTCGCTGCCGACAATTGGAGCCAGGGCGATTTTTCAACTTTTGTACAGGATGACTCGCGCGACGAACTTGGACAATTATCTCGCAAGCTGAATCGCATGGCCGAGCAGCTACAGAACCTTTTGCAAACTCGCCAGAAACTTGCTATCGTCGAAGAACGCAATCGATTGGCACGCGACTTGCATGACAGCGTTAAACAACATATTTTTGTCATTGCCTTGCAGGTCGGAACAGCAAAACTATTGCTGGATAATGAACCGGATATAACCGGAGCTCAACATCGCCTCGTGGAAGCCGAACATGTTCTACAGTATGTGCAGGAAGAACTGAAAACATTGATCCATGAGCTACGCCCAATCGCGCTGGAAGGGAGAGGACTCAGGCCTGCCTTGCAAGAGTTGATTGAGCAGTGGGAACGTCAAACCGGTATTCAGGCCTCGCTCTCTATTGAAAGCGAGCAGGCGCTCCCTGTACTTGTGGAGGAAGCCTTATTTCGCGTAGCGCAAGAAGCACTCTCGAATGTAGCGCGTCACAGTCAAGCCACCTCTGTCCAGGTGCGACTGGTAAATGAGGCGGATCGAGTTACTCTCTCGATCATCGACAATGGTCAGGGCTTCGATGCTACAGCGGCCGAGAGAAAGGGTATCGGTCTTTTCTCAATGCAGGAACGGATGCAGGCTTTGGATGGCGATGTAAAGATAGAGAGCCAGCCTGGGAAAGGAACGCGGGTCTTTGCTTATTGTGCCAGAGAGTTTAGTGAGAGCAAGAAAGGAGAGGGGTGCCGGCCGATCATACTAGAGTAG